From the genome of Schaalia dentiphila ATCC 17982, one region includes:
- a CDS encoding phosphoribosylaminoimidazolesuccinocarboxamide synthase, with the protein MTATLHGWTPLSAGKVRDIYAPDEAVVGPAPQTATQAGCPRHAKAGPEALLMVTSDRISAYDYVLPTLIPGKGAVLNQLAIWWMGQLRPLVENHLLAVGTKAPAEASRALEGAQPTRFTVPAEVDGRAVVCRSLHMIPIECVVRGYLTGSGLAEYRESGSVCGIKLPEGLTEASRLEEPIFTPAAKAELGEHDENITFEQTVERIGEELAVAIRDLSIALYRAARDIAAERGIIIADTKFEFGIDVTTGALVLADEILTPDSSRFWPADQWVEGQVAPSFDKQYLRDWLVSEQSGWDRSSGANPPALPESVAAATAARYVEAYRRLTGSDPIL; encoded by the coding sequence ATGACCGCCACCCTCCACGGCTGGACCCCGCTGAGCGCGGGCAAGGTTCGCGACATCTACGCTCCCGACGAGGCCGTGGTCGGCCCCGCACCGCAGACCGCTACTCAGGCGGGCTGCCCGCGTCACGCGAAGGCTGGCCCGGAGGCGCTCCTCATGGTGACCTCGGACCGCATCAGCGCCTACGACTACGTGCTGCCCACGCTGATCCCCGGCAAGGGCGCGGTCCTCAACCAGCTCGCCATCTGGTGGATGGGTCAGCTGCGTCCCCTCGTGGAGAACCACCTGCTGGCCGTGGGTACGAAGGCTCCGGCCGAGGCCTCGCGCGCCCTGGAAGGCGCCCAGCCCACGCGCTTCACGGTGCCCGCCGAGGTCGATGGGCGCGCGGTCGTGTGCCGCAGCCTGCACATGATCCCCATCGAGTGTGTCGTGCGCGGCTACCTGACCGGCTCCGGCCTGGCCGAGTACCGCGAGTCCGGATCCGTGTGCGGCATCAAGCTGCCCGAGGGCCTGACCGAGGCCTCGCGCCTGGAGGAGCCGATCTTCACGCCCGCCGCGAAGGCCGAGCTGGGCGAGCACGACGAGAACATCACTTTCGAGCAGACCGTCGAGCGCATCGGCGAGGAGCTCGCGGTCGCCATCCGCGACCTGTCGATCGCCCTGTACCGGGCCGCCCGCGACATCGCCGCCGAGCGTGGCATCATCATTGCGGACACCAAGTTTGAGTTCGGCATCGACGTGACCACGGGCGCGCTCGTACTCGCGGACGAGATCCTCACGCCGGACTCCTCGCGATTCTGGCCCGCCGACCAGTGGGTGGAAGGCCAGGTCGCTCCCAGCTTCGACAAGCAGTACCTGCGCGACTGGCTGGTCTCCGAGCAGTCCGGCTGGGACCGTTCCTCGGGCGCCAACCCGCCCGCGCTGCCCGAATCCGTGGCCGCCGCGACCGCCGCGCGCTACGTCGAGGCATACCGCCGACTCACCGGGTCGGACCCCATCCTGTAA
- the purD gene encoding phosphoribosylamine--glycine ligase: MKVLLVGNGGREHAIARALVRTSTPEHPVELVVQAGNPALEQLGRSLTMDPLDPKDVVRRATSENVDLVVVGPEAPLVAGVADAVLDYGIPVFGPTKDAARLEASKSFAKQVMTDAGVATARAFTCTTMDEVEAAFDDLGAPYVVKDDALAAGKGVVVTTDRAQASEHARACLSRDGGAVVIEDYLDGPEVSLFCFADGATVVPLQPAQDFKRVGDGNEGPNTGGMGAYSPLPWLPEEATQRIVDEVAQPVITEMARRGTPFRGLLYCGLAMTSKGIRVVEFNVRFGDPETQAVLERLDSPLAPILYAAATGTLAKVPAPVWSEDAAVTVVMASGGYPGPTDTGHEITGIEAAEELDGIHVIHAGTSEEITDDPTDVAAGCCGFEPTYALVNSGGRVLDVVARAATLDEARALAYRGVDLIHFDGEHHRSDIATWPADLVVTLD, encoded by the coding sequence GTGAAGGTTCTTCTCGTTGGTAACGGGGGTCGCGAGCACGCGATCGCCCGTGCGCTTGTACGAACGTCCACCCCCGAGCATCCTGTTGAGCTCGTCGTCCAGGCGGGTAACCCCGCGCTGGAGCAGCTGGGTCGCTCTCTGACAATGGATCCCCTGGATCCGAAGGACGTCGTCCGTCGCGCCACGTCTGAGAACGTCGACCTCGTGGTCGTCGGCCCCGAGGCGCCGCTCGTCGCGGGCGTCGCGGATGCGGTCCTGGACTACGGAATCCCCGTTTTTGGCCCGACGAAGGACGCGGCGCGTCTCGAGGCCTCCAAGTCTTTCGCGAAACAGGTCATGACCGATGCCGGCGTGGCGACGGCTCGCGCCTTCACGTGCACCACGATGGACGAGGTTGAGGCCGCGTTCGACGATCTGGGTGCCCCCTACGTCGTGAAGGATGACGCGCTTGCCGCCGGCAAGGGCGTCGTCGTGACCACCGACCGCGCCCAGGCCTCGGAGCATGCGCGCGCCTGCCTGTCGCGCGACGGGGGAGCGGTCGTCATCGAGGACTACCTCGACGGCCCCGAGGTCTCCCTCTTCTGTTTCGCCGACGGTGCTACCGTCGTGCCGCTGCAGCCCGCGCAGGACTTCAAGCGCGTGGGCGACGGCAACGAGGGCCCGAACACGGGCGGCATGGGCGCCTACAGCCCCCTGCCGTGGCTCCCCGAAGAGGCCACGCAGCGCATTGTCGACGAGGTGGCCCAGCCCGTCATCACCGAGATGGCGCGTCGCGGCACCCCCTTCCGCGGCCTCCTGTACTGCGGCCTCGCGATGACCTCGAAGGGCATCCGCGTCGTCGAATTCAACGTGCGTTTCGGCGACCCGGAGACCCAGGCGGTCCTCGAGCGCCTCGACTCCCCGCTGGCCCCCATCCTGTACGCGGCCGCGACCGGCACTCTCGCCAAGGTCCCCGCCCCCGTGTGGAGCGAGGACGCGGCCGTCACGGTCGTCATGGCCTCGGGCGGCTACCCGGGCCCCACGGATACCGGACATGAGATCACGGGTATCGAAGCGGCCGAGGAGCTCGACGGCATCCACGTCATCCACGCCGGTACCTCTGAGGAGATCACCGACGACCCGACCGACGTCGCAGCCGGATGCTGCGGCTTCGAACCGACCTACGCACTGGTGAACTCCGGCGGCCGAGTTCTCGATGTCGTCGCCCGAGCGGCCACGCTCGACGAGGCGCGGGCGCTCGCCTATCGCGGCGTCGACCTCATTCACTTCGACGGGGAGCACCACCGCAGCGACATCGCGACGTGGCCCGCCGACCTGGTCGTTACCCTCGACTGA
- a CDS encoding VWA domain-containing protein gives MIFRPVFHLAVLGIIAVLGALFVFLSAKRVTRRHVMDVLRRFLIVVTVIIMGAGPSIPGEAQEVTSTLEVYFVIDRTGSMAAEDWDGSKPRIDGVRNDISIMMNILTGSRFSIMSWDSRAHTDLPLTSDASAVISYMDSFDRELSSSSQGSSVNRPAKDLAKLLKKNKERHPQNVRALFVFSDGETSNQNHWTSAPSGEASDWDAVKEYIDGGLVLGYGTEEGGPMKVLRLGDRGSQSGGEPEYIHDSSQPDNPIAISKIDEAALKDVASRVGVDYVHSPDKSAIESHARSVLDKATTLAESRNLKDTYRYIIWPFALLLGALLAWEGATLALRAQQLRNSHAI, from the coding sequence ATGATTTTTCGCCCCGTCTTTCACCTGGCTGTCCTGGGCATCATCGCCGTGCTCGGCGCGCTCTTCGTGTTCCTGTCGGCCAAGCGCGTCACCCGCCGCCACGTCATGGATGTTCTGCGTCGCTTCCTCATCGTCGTCACAGTCATCATCATGGGCGCAGGCCCGTCGATCCCCGGCGAGGCCCAGGAAGTGACCTCGACCCTCGAGGTCTACTTCGTCATTGACCGCACCGGCTCCATGGCCGCCGAGGACTGGGACGGCAGCAAGCCCCGCATCGACGGCGTGCGCAACGACATCTCGATCATGATGAACATCCTCACCGGCTCACGCTTCTCCATCATGTCCTGGGATTCGAGAGCCCACACGGACCTGCCGTTGACCTCCGACGCCTCCGCGGTCATCTCGTACATGGATTCCTTCGACCGCGAGCTCTCCAGTTCCTCCCAGGGATCGTCGGTGAACCGACCCGCCAAAGACCTCGCCAAGCTCCTGAAGAAGAACAAGGAACGCCACCCCCAGAACGTGCGCGCCCTCTTCGTCTTCTCCGACGGCGAGACCTCCAACCAGAACCACTGGACCAGCGCACCCTCAGGTGAGGCCAGTGACTGGGATGCTGTCAAGGAGTACATCGATGGTGGCCTCGTCCTCGGCTACGGCACCGAGGAAGGTGGCCCCATGAAGGTACTGCGCCTGGGCGACAGAGGCTCCCAGAGCGGCGGTGAACCCGAGTACATCCACGACTCCTCGCAGCCTGATAACCCGATCGCCATTTCGAAGATCGACGAGGCCGCCCTGAAGGATGTCGCCTCGCGCGTAGGCGTCGACTACGTGCACTCGCCCGACAAGTCGGCGATCGAATCGCACGCTCGTTCCGTGCTCGACAAGGCGACGACGCTCGCCGAGTCGCGCAACCTGAAAGACACGTATCGCTACATCATCTGGCCCTTCGCGCTCCTTCTCGGGGCTCTCCTCGCGTGGGAGGGTGCCACGCTGGCGCTGCGCGCCCAACAGTTGAGGAATTCCCATGCCATCTGA
- a CDS encoding vWA domain-containing protein — protein MRFTWLIFVVLGVVLAATCAGWLLARRAGVRSGKKGWVANTGYLRGLPKYKALVRRTRASLAMAFVCFLIAVIATSVSAGAPVDRYVKHDKSASRDIVLCLDASGSMLPYDSKIGAAFREIISHFEGERISLQLWDAYSMTMFPLTDDYDMATDVLQDMSDTIDTGLTRIGGRLSATQELFDYLAPVMDENQEVSSIVGDGLASCVMGFDHNDKQRSRTILLATDNEVYGDGVYNLSEAIQFAKSQGVTVTALYPGSDITLSSEALQLRDEVRKTGGDFYDASSPSSVDRVVKQIEAEQKEELGSAGKMLETDRPGAALGWTLFGVVSLLGLLAFGRL, from the coding sequence ATGAGATTCACCTGGCTCATCTTCGTCGTCCTCGGTGTCGTGCTCGCCGCGACCTGCGCCGGCTGGCTGCTCGCCCGTCGAGCCGGCGTGCGTTCGGGCAAGAAGGGGTGGGTGGCCAACACGGGCTACCTGCGCGGCCTGCCGAAGTACAAGGCGCTCGTGCGTCGCACGCGCGCCTCGCTGGCCATGGCCTTCGTCTGCTTCCTAATCGCCGTCATCGCCACCTCCGTGTCGGCGGGCGCGCCCGTCGACCGCTACGTCAAGCACGATAAGTCCGCGAGCCGCGACATCGTCCTGTGCTTGGATGCCTCCGGATCGATGCTGCCCTACGACTCGAAGATCGGCGCGGCTTTCCGAGAGATCATCTCCCACTTCGAGGGTGAGAGGATCTCGCTGCAGCTGTGGGACGCATACTCGATGACGATGTTCCCGCTCACCGACGACTACGACATGGCCACCGACGTTCTCCAGGACATGTCGGACACGATCGACACCGGCCTGACGCGCATTGGCGGCAGGTTGAGCGCGACGCAGGAACTCTTCGACTACCTTGCGCCCGTCATGGATGAGAACCAGGAAGTCTCCTCGATCGTCGGCGATGGCCTGGCCTCGTGCGTCATGGGTTTCGACCACAACGACAAGCAACGTTCCCGCACCATCCTGCTGGCCACCGACAACGAGGTGTACGGCGACGGCGTCTACAACCTGAGCGAGGCGATCCAATTCGCGAAGAGCCAGGGCGTGACGGTCACCGCGCTGTACCCGGGATCGGATATCACCCTGAGCTCCGAGGCCCTGCAGCTGCGTGACGAGGTCCGAAAGACCGGCGGCGACTTCTACGATGCCTCGTCCCCGTCGTCCGTGGATCGTGTGGTGAAGCAGATCGAGGCCGAACAGAAAGAAGAACTCGGCTCCGCTGGCAAGATGCTGGAGACGGACCGCCCCGGCGCCGCCCTCGGGTGGACACTCTTCGGCGTCGTGTCCCTGCTCGGTCTGCTGGCGTTCGGGAGGCTCTGA
- a CDS encoding class C sortase translates to MISLIPSLLALAGMLLFLYPSISAWIVQYNQSQIIAQYEDSVSKADPSAAEQLALAHRYNDALSSGAVLQANSNVPTGDGTSGDASLDYNAILAADSSGLMGRLKVPAADIDLPIYHGTDDETLLRGLGHLEGTSLPVGGQGQRTVVTGHRGLAEARMFTDLDKVQVGDTFTFEVFGEVLTYRVFDKKVVNPEETEALRSEPGRDLATLVTCTPLGINTHRILVTGERVYPTPQRDIDAAGAAPDIPGFPWWALGLLGGVSLIGLYIWRSGYPPRPKRRPTLNK, encoded by the coding sequence GTGATCTCCCTGATTCCCTCCCTCCTCGCCCTGGCGGGAATGCTCCTCTTCCTCTACCCGTCGATCTCCGCGTGGATCGTTCAGTACAACCAATCCCAGATCATCGCCCAGTACGAGGACTCCGTGAGCAAGGCCGATCCCTCCGCCGCGGAGCAGCTCGCCCTCGCCCACCGCTACAACGACGCCCTGAGCTCGGGGGCCGTCCTCCAGGCCAACTCGAACGTGCCCACCGGCGACGGGACAAGCGGGGACGCGAGCCTGGACTACAACGCGATCCTCGCCGCCGACAGCTCCGGGCTCATGGGCAGGCTCAAGGTTCCCGCCGCCGACATCGACCTGCCCATCTACCACGGGACCGACGATGAGACGCTCCTGCGCGGCCTCGGACACCTGGAGGGAACGTCGCTCCCCGTCGGCGGGCAGGGGCAGCGCACCGTCGTCACCGGACACCGTGGGCTGGCCGAGGCGCGCATGTTTACCGACCTCGACAAGGTGCAGGTCGGAGACACCTTCACCTTCGAAGTGTTCGGGGAGGTTCTCACCTACCGGGTCTTCGACAAGAAGGTCGTCAACCCCGAGGAGACCGAAGCCCTGCGCTCCGAACCCGGCCGAGACCTCGCCACGCTCGTGACGTGTACCCCCCTGGGCATCAACACGCACCGCATCCTCGTCACCGGGGAGCGCGTCTACCCCACGCCGCAACGCGACATTGACGCTGCGGGTGCCGCCCCCGACATCCCCGGCTTCCCCTGGTGGGCGCTCGGCCTCCTGGGGGGAGTCTCACTGATCGGTCTGTACATCTGGCGATCCGGTTACCCGCCGCGCCCCAAGAGGCGTCCAACACTGAACAAATGA
- a CDS encoding CshA/CshB family fibrillar adhesin-related protein yields the protein MTQHARTQRRATRFSRFAVAFAVCAAVTAAPILPNAAQPAQAAAEGVPSGSLPATFATGGMGRFKDSIQWLQWADYDKDFKGKDKPNVPVLGVGEGPKEFINHRDLGDAGSLVTTCTLSNLTHDTPAPGTSKQQTEGPLVATIPGAWAGDALDNLYNVGGPGSWKDGSEVWHSGLTYPQDYVNKNQMVIGLANGYAYNGANAWDGKPWDQSTDHRPTGYNARVSVDYSCKAEIYGSDGSITNVPIQGLVFADAEASSRRFGIKSWATSDRQDEWVQATVKKTDGNKPPRWRVLDTMRSQKCISKNTGKQVTTDGIVSDGGRTLRLMPSDEECVYQSGGSYSKPNGYGGPDAVMFMEGATSATVTMQGAGYSAVALGLVVATDYGDAPDSYGIASSVFQPTWEGGEVRSTTDLFRVSPQARMNMDRVSPRLGAYIDAEPNQPFSDDAKGDDTDDATNDEDSVTLPADGIRTEPGATYNLSPTCAGTGKVAGWIDWNHNGTFDAGEKSNEAPCASGKAQLSWTVPADVVRSVDGEDGVGSATYMRLRITADKNGNGQKPVGGTATGEVEDYRVAVRVPTLQLVKNVDNKYATAEVAGLGADQWTLTGGAGAYTATGNGTTGGPTVVRTGNNDLSETTANPAGAGYEMGQWSCEQTPGTVGENYSSSLSGATTDGRAQLQVRGTDRVLCTITNTAKPGSLTWNKVDSDGITPLAGTTWTLTGPSVPRNATVEDCTAGPCPAQPYKDQDPAPGSFAIKDLKWGTYTVRETSAPVGYQVNLQAYTFPQIAPASLEATLNAAVVNERKTGSLTWKKVDASNTATALEGSEWTISGGTLPGAVTITDCKAASAAQCPKPAGATYYDSDPAAGSFAVTGLPWSDTAYTLTEKKAPAGYRLDATPRPFTITKDALDYAFAPITNDKQGVPAIPLTGGFGADAYVIGGIVAGLGATGAAAAIRRRKARTA from the coding sequence GTGACCCAGCACGCCCGAACACAGCGCCGCGCCACGCGGTTCTCACGCTTCGCGGTCGCGTTCGCGGTCTGCGCGGCTGTCACCGCCGCGCCGATCCTGCCCAACGCGGCCCAGCCTGCCCAGGCTGCGGCCGAGGGAGTTCCCAGCGGGTCTCTGCCCGCGACCTTCGCCACGGGAGGCATGGGACGCTTCAAGGACTCCATCCAGTGGCTCCAGTGGGCTGACTACGACAAGGACTTCAAGGGCAAAGACAAGCCCAACGTCCCCGTCCTCGGCGTGGGCGAGGGGCCGAAGGAGTTCATCAACCACCGCGACCTGGGCGACGCGGGCTCCCTGGTGACCACCTGCACCCTGTCCAACCTCACCCACGACACCCCCGCGCCCGGCACGTCCAAGCAGCAGACCGAGGGGCCCCTGGTCGCCACCATCCCGGGCGCCTGGGCGGGCGACGCCCTGGACAACCTCTACAACGTCGGAGGCCCGGGCTCGTGGAAGGACGGCTCCGAGGTGTGGCACTCCGGGCTGACCTACCCCCAGGACTACGTCAACAAGAACCAGATGGTGATCGGCCTGGCCAACGGCTACGCCTACAACGGGGCCAACGCCTGGGACGGCAAGCCCTGGGATCAGAGCACCGACCACCGACCCACGGGCTACAACGCCCGGGTGAGCGTTGACTACAGCTGCAAGGCCGAGATCTACGGCAGCGACGGCTCGATCACCAACGTGCCGATCCAAGGCCTCGTCTTCGCCGACGCCGAGGCCTCCTCCAGGCGCTTCGGCATCAAGAGCTGGGCCACCAGCGACCGCCAGGATGAATGGGTCCAGGCCACCGTGAAGAAGACCGACGGCAACAAGCCCCCGCGCTGGAGGGTCCTGGACACCATGCGCTCGCAGAAGTGCATCAGCAAGAACACCGGCAAGCAGGTCACCACCGACGGCATCGTCTCCGACGGTGGGCGTACCCTGCGCCTCATGCCCTCCGACGAGGAATGCGTCTACCAGTCGGGCGGCAGCTACTCCAAGCCGAACGGCTACGGCGGCCCCGACGCCGTCATGTTCATGGAGGGCGCCACCTCCGCCACCGTCACCATGCAGGGCGCGGGCTACTCCGCCGTCGCGCTCGGCCTCGTGGTCGCCACCGACTACGGCGACGCCCCCGACTCCTACGGCATCGCCTCCTCCGTCTTCCAGCCCACCTGGGAGGGCGGCGAGGTTCGCTCGACCACCGACCTCTTCCGGGTCTCTCCCCAGGCCAGAATGAACATGGACAGGGTGTCCCCCCGCCTCGGCGCCTACATCGATGCCGAGCCCAACCAGCCCTTCAGCGACGACGCCAAGGGCGACGATACAGACGATGCGACGAACGACGAAGACTCCGTGACCCTACCTGCCGACGGTATCCGCACCGAGCCCGGCGCCACCTACAACCTGTCCCCCACGTGCGCGGGCACGGGCAAGGTGGCCGGCTGGATCGACTGGAACCACAACGGCACCTTTGATGCCGGTGAGAAGTCCAACGAGGCCCCCTGTGCCTCCGGCAAGGCGCAACTGTCGTGGACGGTCCCCGCAGACGTCGTGCGTTCCGTCGACGGCGAGGACGGAGTCGGCAGCGCCACCTACATGCGCCTACGCATCACCGCCGACAAGAACGGCAACGGCCAAAAGCCCGTCGGCGGCACCGCCACCGGCGAGGTTGAGGACTACCGCGTCGCAGTGCGCGTTCCCACCCTGCAGCTGGTTAAGAACGTCGACAACAAGTACGCCACCGCCGAGGTCGCGGGCCTGGGCGCCGACCAGTGGACACTCACCGGCGGCGCGGGCGCCTACACCGCGACGGGCAACGGCACTACGGGAGGCCCCACCGTCGTGCGCACCGGCAACAACGACCTCTCCGAGACCACCGCCAACCCCGCCGGCGCGGGATACGAGATGGGCCAGTGGAGCTGCGAGCAGACCCCCGGAACCGTGGGCGAAAACTACTCCTCGTCCCTCAGTGGCGCCACGACGGACGGACGGGCGCAGCTCCAGGTGCGCGGCACCGACCGCGTCCTGTGCACGATCACGAACACCGCGAAGCCAGGCTCCCTGACCTGGAATAAGGTCGACTCCGACGGAATCACACCCCTGGCGGGTACCACCTGGACCCTGACCGGGCCGAGTGTGCCCCGCAACGCCACGGTCGAGGACTGCACCGCCGGCCCGTGCCCCGCCCAGCCCTACAAGGACCAGGATCCGGCCCCCGGATCCTTCGCGATCAAGGACCTCAAGTGGGGGACCTACACCGTGCGTGAGACCAGCGCCCCCGTCGGCTACCAGGTGAACCTGCAGGCATACACCTTCCCGCAGATCGCCCCCGCTTCCCTCGAGGCAACCCTGAATGCCGCCGTCGTCAACGAACGCAAGACCGGATCACTCACCTGGAAGAAGGTCGACGCGTCGAACACGGCTACCGCGCTGGAAGGCTCGGAGTGGACCATCAGCGGTGGAACCCTGCCGGGCGCCGTCACCATCACGGACTGCAAGGCCGCCTCGGCTGCCCAGTGCCCCAAGCCGGCGGGCGCGACCTACTACGACTCCGACCCGGCCGCGGGTTCCTTCGCGGTGACGGGCCTGCCCTGGAGTGACACTGCGTATACTCTGACGGAGAAGAAGGCCCCGGCCGGCTACCGCCTCGACGCGACGCCGCGACCCTTCACCATCACTAAGGACGCGCTCGACTACGCCTTCGCGCCCATCACCAACGACAAGCAGGGTGTTCCCGCCATCCCGCTTACCGGTGGATTTGGCGCTGACGCCTACGTGATCGGCGGCATCGTCGCTGGCCTAGGCGCCACCGGCGCGGCCGCGGCCATCAGGCGCCGTAAGGCCCGCACGGCATGA
- a CDS encoding SpaH/EbpB family LPXTG-anchored major pilin, whose translation MSRKYAPLGRRMIAAAGALSLGVAGVVATSVATFAEDPAYGTINQNATGSIVVHKHLKNATGTMGKVDGTADSGGDGVDGVTFKAYKVSGLDLSKPTDWDKLAALADNIPSNACTDPAHPTLGDNAPAVDAQAAAEGTTAGGGKTTLAGLSVAAYLVCETEAPADIVEKAKPFVVTIPFPNTTNGGEGKWLYDVHAYPKNQKIEIDKTISDQTVNGVGLGSRVQFPVSTTIPSLDTDTNFTYFYLRDQLDDRLSDGKVDKVTLGADTLAENTDYVQSNTGGLVVVSFTRAGLAKLKANPNKKLEAIFSGTVSAIGDGTIKNKANLVQDTHYGAIPPNEPPSTPPTEPNNPPTSPEVSTDWGNAQLLKFDANSGAAKTGIKGAKFKVYNAAEPYAADCSAATKAGDAITVNNKTEFVSDDAGLVAIDGLYVGDSVGSAGQGSQGATKRCYVVEEVEAPAGYVLPQKTTTGISVSKGALAAATYSAEIANNKQPVPQLPLTGANGQLLMTIGGISLGLIAVGSTMVIRSRKRSEA comes from the coding sequence GTGAGCAGGAAGTACGCGCCCCTCGGGCGGCGAATGATCGCCGCCGCGGGTGCTCTCAGCCTCGGCGTCGCCGGGGTCGTTGCGACCAGCGTCGCCACCTTCGCCGAGGATCCGGCCTACGGCACGATCAACCAGAACGCTACGGGTTCGATCGTCGTCCACAAGCACCTGAAGAACGCCACGGGCACCATGGGCAAGGTTGACGGCACCGCCGACTCCGGCGGCGACGGCGTCGACGGCGTCACCTTCAAGGCCTACAAGGTCTCGGGCCTGGACCTGTCCAAGCCCACCGACTGGGACAAGCTCGCCGCCCTGGCCGACAACATCCCGTCCAATGCCTGCACGGATCCCGCCCACCCGACCCTGGGTGACAATGCGCCCGCCGTCGATGCTCAGGCTGCCGCTGAGGGGACGACCGCAGGCGGTGGCAAGACCACCCTGGCGGGCCTGTCCGTCGCGGCGTACCTGGTCTGTGAGACCGAGGCTCCCGCCGACATCGTCGAGAAGGCCAAGCCCTTCGTCGTCACGATCCCCTTCCCCAACACCACCAACGGTGGCGAGGGCAAGTGGCTCTACGACGTGCACGCCTACCCCAAGAACCAGAAGATCGAGATCGACAAGACCATCTCCGATCAGACCGTGAACGGCGTGGGCCTCGGCTCGCGCGTGCAGTTCCCCGTCTCCACGACGATCCCCAGCCTCGACACTGATACGAACTTCACCTACTTCTACCTGCGCGACCAGCTGGACGACCGCCTCTCCGACGGCAAGGTGGACAAGGTCACCCTGGGCGCCGATACGCTGGCCGAAAATACCGACTACGTGCAGTCCAACACGGGCGGCCTGGTCGTCGTCTCCTTCACGCGCGCCGGCCTGGCGAAGCTGAAGGCGAACCCCAACAAGAAGCTTGAGGCGATCTTCTCCGGCACGGTCTCTGCCATCGGCGACGGCACCATCAAGAACAAGGCCAACCTGGTCCAGGACACGCACTACGGTGCCATTCCTCCGAACGAGCCGCCGTCGACTCCTCCGACCGAGCCGAACAACCCGCCGACCTCCCCCGAGGTCTCCACCGACTGGGGCAACGCCCAGCTCCTGAAGTTCGACGCTAACTCCGGCGCCGCCAAGACCGGCATCAAGGGCGCGAAGTTCAAGGTCTACAACGCCGCCGAGCCCTACGCCGCCGACTGCTCCGCCGCCACCAAGGCCGGCGACGCGATCACGGTGAACAACAAGACCGAGTTCGTCTCCGATGACGCGGGCCTCGTGGCAATCGACGGCCTCTACGTCGGCGACTCCGTCGGCTCCGCCGGCCAGGGGTCCCAGGGTGCGACCAAGCGCTGCTACGTCGTCGAAGAGGTCGAGGCCCCCGCGGGCTACGTCCTGCCGCAGAAGACCACGACCGGCATCTCGGTCTCCAAGGGCGCCCTCGCCGCTGCCACGTACAGCGCGGAGATCGCCAACAACAAGCAGCCCGTTCCCCAGCTGCCCCTCACGGGTGCCAACGGTCAGCTGCTCATGACCATCGGCGGCATCTCTCTGGGACTCATCGCCGTTGGTTCCACCATGGTGATCCGCTCGCGCAAGCGCAGCGAAGCCTGA
- a CDS encoding DUF58 domain-containing protein: MPVRSREIHALSTRIQLPVLRKLLSVMDGQHSALRWGRGWEFMDLAPYQPGDDVREIDWAATARTGSPVIKRHEATANLQVMLVVDTGREMGALAPSGETKEEVALTACEAIAWLSVARGDQIGLVAGDAERVRFMPARSGNAHAETIMRRIEEDITLSSPHSDVPKLLARARTVTRRRSLIVIVTDATQPEPTRLSDDLIKSLSVRHQVIQVSVADMNPADIDQDKTVIDVNEGPLPDFLRRDEQLAREASMVVEQRRAAVAHMLDMRGVVQVSVGSSEEVPRALLRALQRSGARR; encoded by the coding sequence ATGCCAGTGAGGTCGCGTGAGATCCACGCACTGTCGACGCGCATCCAGTTGCCCGTCCTACGCAAGCTGCTGTCCGTCATGGACGGGCAGCACTCGGCGCTGAGGTGGGGCCGTGGCTGGGAGTTCATGGACCTGGCGCCCTACCAGCCCGGTGACGACGTTCGCGAAATCGACTGGGCGGCGACGGCACGCACCGGTTCGCCGGTCATCAAGAGACACGAGGCCACGGCGAACCTGCAGGTTATGCTCGTCGTCGACACGGGCCGCGAAATGGGCGCTCTCGCCCCGTCGGGTGAGACCAAGGAAGAGGTCGCCCTCACCGCATGCGAGGCGATCGCATGGCTGAGCGTGGCGCGCGGAGACCAGATCGGCCTCGTCGCCGGTGACGCCGAGCGCGTGCGCTTCATGCCCGCCCGATCCGGCAACGCCCACGCCGAAACCATCATGCGCCGCATCGAGGAGGACATCACGCTGTCTTCCCCGCACTCGGACGTGCCCAAGCTCCTGGCGCGCGCGCGGACGGTGACCCGACGCCGCAGCCTCATCGTCATCGTCACAGACGCAACCCAGCCCGAGCCGACGCGTCTGTCCGATGACCTCATCAAGTCCCTGTCCGTGCGCCACCAGGTTATCCAGGTGTCGGTGGCCGACATGAATCCGGCGGATATTGACCAGGATAAAACCGTTATCGACGTCAACGAGGGGCCCCTTCCAGACTTTCTGCGCAGGGATGAACAGCTGGCCCGCGAGGCGAGCATGGTTGTTGAGCAAAGGCGTGCCGCTGTCGCGCACATGCTTGACATGCGCGGCGTCGTCCAGGTGAGCGTGGGCTCCTCGGAGGAGGTTCCGCGGGCGCTGCTCAGGGCGCTGCAGCGCTCGGGAGCCCGTAGATAA